In Haliscomenobacter hydrossis DSM 1100, the DNA window AATGAGGTGAGCAATTGCAAGGCAGTTTTGTAAGGTTTTGACCAGGGCAAATTGAGCGGATTGACCCGGTAATGATACGATATGAAATAGACTAGACTTGAGGAGAGTTGATTATCAGGCCATTGATTCACTGTCTAATGATTTTGAGTTTAGAGTTCCGAGTACATGACTTACGAGTTTAGAAGTGGGCTGCCGCAGCGACTTAGATCAAGGCTGTGTCTAAGTCGCTGCGGTAGCCCACTTCTAAACTCGTAAGTCATGTATTCTTAGCTCGTCACTCTACTCCCAATCACCTGATAATCAACTCGTCTCAAGTCTAACCCTCTAGTTCTGCATCATATCCCCGCCCTGCATGTTCGTCCGGGTGTTTTTCCGGTTGAAGAGCGACATGTCCATTTTCCCAAAACGGTAGGAAAAATTCAGGCGAAGCAACTGCGGGTTCATGATGCGAGACGTTTCTTGCGAAAAGAAATCGGTCAAGGTGTAGGAACCAAACTTGCGGGTTTTAAAGATATCCGACGCACTCAAGGTCAACGTTCCCTGGTTTTTCAGCAAGTCCTTGCGGATAGAGGCATCCAAAAACCAGTAACTTTTGGTGTAGCCCTGCGCTGTGTTTTGGGCAGCGGGACCACCACCCTGGAAGGGGTCGTTGTTGGTTGAAGGCGTAAAGGAAGCCCGCGAGCGGTATTCCCCGTTGAATTGCAGCGCAAAACCTTTCGGCAATTTGATCTGTACAATCTCCTTTAAAAAACCACTGGTGCGGCTCGCTTTCAGGCCAGTCTCCACATTGCTGGCGTCCACGTCAGCTTGGAAGATGTTCAGGTTGGTCGTCAGGTCCAGCCAGCCAAAGAAGCTGTTTTTCAGGGTGAATTCTGCTCCGGTAGCCGAGGCACTGTTGCTGTTGGCAAAACTGGTGATGACCACCTCTTTATTCAAATCTGCGTTGAACTCGGTGAACTGGTAGGAAGCAATCAAATTGCTGGCCTGCTTGTAATACACCGAGATCAGCAAGTTGTGATTTTTGGCAAAGATGTTCTGGTACGACAATTCCAGCGAGTTGGTAAATTCTGGAAGCAAAGTTGGGCTACCCCGGCGCAAGTTGAGCGAATCAGAGAAGTCAGTAAAAGGCATCGTCTGGAAAAAATTCGGCCGATTGACCCGGCGGGTATACGCCAACTGAATTTGATCCTGATCGTTCAATTTCCGCGTCACAAACGCACTGGGGAACAAACTGATCGGGTAAGCAATGCTGAACGAAGAATCGCGATCGGTCAAAGCTCCCCGGTAAAGGCTACTTTCGGCGCGCAGACCTACCTGGAAACCCCAGTTTTTGCTCTGCTTGCTGAGTTGCAGGTATCCGGCGTACACATCATCGTCGAATTTAAAGTGATCGGACAACTGCGGAACCGCCCGCCAATCGTTGAGGTCTGCATCAAACACGGAGTTCATGTTGTCGTTGCGGTTGTTGCGCATCACGGCTTTCAGGCCACCTTCGAGTTTGAAGTCTTTTTTGAGTGGGTTGATGAAGTCTGTTTGGATGGTCATGAAGCTTCCCTGACCCAGACTTTCCTGCATTTCGCGGCTGCTGAAGCCCGAATCGTACAAAGTTTGAAAAGCGCTGCCGCCTTCAAAACGCACCTGGTTGAAGTTGAAATCCGCCGTCCATTCTGCGCCTTTTTTCGGGAAGAGATGTTTGAACTGAGTAGTCACCCCAAAGTTGCGGAAGCTACGGTCTTGCTCCGAGCTGCGTACATACTCACTGGTTACGGTATTGCCGGGATACAAAAAGTCGGTGGTATTGGTGATGGCGTCAGTGGGGCTGAATTTCCCCCGCACATAACTGCCGCTAAAAGTCAAGGTATTGCGGTTGTCCAGCAAGAGGTCTACTCCGGCCCGGCCGTTAGCGAATATCCCTTTCATCTGGCCTTCGGAAACTTGGGTCAGGTTGGAGGCAGGCTCGCCAAAGAAGTTTTCCCGCAAGGTTTCCCCTTCCATTTTGCCTCGGTTGCGCATGGCCATGAGGGAGCCAAAAACGTTCACTTTACTCCCCCGGGCGTTGATGTCGCCACCAAAGTTGACCCCGCCCCGGGTGTCGGTTCCGGCGCGTACGCTGCCATTGTAACCCAGGCGTTTTTCTTTTTTCAAAACAATGTTGACAATCCCGGCGGTACCACCACCCGCGTCGAATTTAGAGGAAGGGTTGGTAATCACCTCTACACTTTCAATCGCGTCAGCAGCGATTTGGTTCAAGGCGAGTGTTGTCGGGCGGCCATCCACAAAAATTTGGGGTGAGCCATTGCGCAAGCTCACGTTACCGTCCAAATCTACGGACAGGGAAGGAACGTTTTTCAAGGCGTCCTGTGCTGTTCCACCCGCAGTGGTCAGGTCTTTGTCGATGCGGTAAGCCTTGCGGTCGAGTGCCAGGGTAGCCACCGAAGCTTTATCGGTGATGACGACTTCGCTCAAGGTTTTGGCTTCTGTTTTTAGCTTGATGTTGCCCAGGTCTTTTTCGCTGGCACCAGCACCCATGCCTGGAAAGCCGCCGCCTGCGGGCATGCCATTGGGCGCTCCAGCAGCGGGCATTTTAGGCGCAGACATGCCGAAGTTGAAACTTTGTTTGGTTTCGGCGAAGCCTAGAAAATTGATGACCAACTCGAAGTCGCCGACCATGGGCAATTTTTCGATGTTGAAGTCTCCATTGTCGGCAGTCAGTTGACCTGCCCACATGGTATCTTTAAGGCTACGGTCGGCGGGGTTGAATTTTTTGCCAAAAATCTGGACGGTGGCGTAGCCCACGCCCTTACCCGCTTCGTCTACGACTTTGCCATAAACGCGGGCAATGTTCATTTTGGAAGGATCGAAGCCTTTGCCACCAGCAGGCGGGCCACCAGCAGGAATTTGTGCACTGATTCGGGTGATCAGCGCTAAAAAGAAAACAGTGAGGGTGATTGATTTGTGCATGTTGCTGAAAATTTGTGTCGGCATTGCCGTGTCGGTTGTTAGACTTTATGAACAGAAGCTCACTTGGCCAGAACGGGGTCTTTTTGAGCTACTTTTCGGCTATTTTTTCGTCCGTAGCGCTGCTACGCACTCTAAAATAAGCCTCAACCAGCTCAAAAACACCTCCGTTCTGCTTCAAGCAGCTTCTGTTCATAAAGTCTATTTTAAATCCGCTACAAAAATGCTACTTTCAATGCTATTAAAATGGGTGTCTCGATCAGCAGGAAGAATGTATCGGTGAACTGCCGGGTAGCCTATTTTTTCAGCTCGTTTTTTTCTCGACCTTTGCCGCAGATATGAAAACATCCTACGCCATCATCATACAGGCTGCCGTGTGGATCACGATTTGGGCAGTTTTTTCCTTTACTGGCAATACCGCAGATAGGTTGCCAGGCTTTTATTTGTTGAATACCTTATGGGTTTTGGGTTTTATCGTATTCTTTAATGTGTTTCATCGCATGTTGTTGCCCATTTTTTTTGCGGGCAAAAAAATGCTGTTCACCGGTATGGTTTTGCTGACACTGACGGGGTATGTGGCGTATTCGGTGGTCATCGACATCAATTTTCGCATTCCTGAAAAACTTTCTGCCGAGGCGCGTAAGGAAGTGCGCAAAAAAGCCCAAGTACCGCTCGAGTATTTGATCATCCCGAGTATTTTTCTGGGTTTGATGCTCTTTGGGGCTGCAGCATCGGTAGGAGGGCTTTCGGCCTTTGAAAAGAAGAAAAAAAGCGAAGAAGAAGCCAATCGCAGGCGCTTGGAAGCTGAAATTGCTTTGTTGAAGTCCCAAATCAACCCCCATTTTTTGGTCAACACCTTGAACAACCTCTACGTCCTCTCCCTGACCGAGCCGGAAAAAACGCCGAGTGGGCTCCTGAAGCTCTCCGAAATGGTGAGTTACATTTTATACGAGTGCGCCAAACCGATGGTTCCACTCGCGCTGGACATCGAGTTCATTGAAAATTACATCGCACTACAACGCCTACGCTTGCCACCAAATGCCCATTTGCAGGTGGATTTGCCCAGTGTGGTGCCTCAGGAAATCGAAATTGAACCGATGATTTTGATACCTTTTATAGAAAATGCCTTCAAACACGGCCTGACGACCAAAACGTCTTGTGAGCTGTTGGTGTCGATTCAACTCCGGGGCAAACAACTGACCCTGGAAGTTAAAAACCCGGTGCTTCCACCCAAACCTGAACAAAGTGGCAATCCATCGGGCATCGGCCTGGCCAACACCCAACAGCGCCTGGAGCACTCTTACCCGCATAAGCACACCCTGAGCATCCACAACGATGGGCAAACCCACGTGGTTAAACTCCAAATAAACCTCGCGCCATGACTTTCATCGCCCTCGACGACGAACCCCTGGCGCTAGTACTCATTGAAAAATACGCTCGGGATATACCCGAGTGGACATTGCTCGCGACCTTTACCGATGCGACCGCCGCCGCCGAATATTTACAAAACAATACCGTCGATCTACTCTTGAGTGACATCAACATGCCCGACATCAGCGGGCTGCAATTCGTGCAAGCGCTGCCTGATGAACGGCCCATGATCATCTTTGTGACGGCTTATAAAGAATATGCCCACGAGGGCTTCAACCTGGATGTGGTGGATTATTTGGTTAAACCTGTTGCACCTGAACGTTTCAAAAAAGCCTTGCAGAAAGCAGCTGATTTACTGGAATTGCAGCGTAAAGCTGAAGCCGCGAGCGCCCCCTCTCCTACGCCTCTGGATGATCATATTTTTGTATTTTCGGAGTATCAGAAGGTGAAAATTTTGCTCAAAGATGTGTTGTATTTGGAGAGTATGGGGGATTATGTGAAAATTTTCCTCCAGTCGCAACCCAAACCCATTTTGACTCTCGATCGTTTGAAAAATCTGGCTACACGTTTGTATGTACAGGGTTTTCGGCGAATTCATCGTTCGGTGGTGGTGAATGTGGCGAAGGTGGAAGTGGTGCAGAAGGCGCGGGTCAAAGTGGGGGGAACTTGGCTGGCGGTTGGGGAAACGTATTTGGGGGAATTGGGGGGTGAAAACTCGCAACTCATGTACTCGTAACTCTTCATTCCCCCTTTAACTTCAAAACTCGTAAGTCATGTACTCTGCACTCGTCACTCAGATAAAGTTTTTTTTGAGTGACGAGTGCAGAGTACATGACTTACGAGTTTTGAAGTGGAAGGACGAATTAAGAATTTTGAAGTCGTTTACACAAAAATGCTGCCTCTCTCCTACACAGGCAAGCCATTTTCCACCAATTCTGACCAGGGCAAATTCAGGTTATTGGGCACTTTCTGCGTCATTTTTCCCATCTTTTTTGTAACCCTCCAATCCATTTTGCTGTCTGATGATTTTACAACCCTAACACCCATAAACAAAGGATAATGAGCGCAATAGACAACACCTTAACCAAGCTGGTCCAAGACGGCAAAACCCCTTCGGTACATTATACTTTTTTCAATCAGGACAGTATCCTTCATACGTTCAAAACGGGTTTTGCGGATGTACAACATCAACAAGAAGTGTCCGATGACACCCTATACCATGCGTACTCTGCCACCAAAACCTTTACGGCTTTGGCAATTTTACAACTGGCCGAGCAGCAAAAAATAGATCTCGACCAAGCAGCAAGCACCTATTTACCCGACTTTCCTTATCCGAAAGAGATTACCGTGCGGCAGCTCTTGACCCATTCTGCGGGCATTGTTAACCCGATTCCACTAAGCTGGATCCATTTGGATACTGAACATTCCACGTTTGACGGGAACAATTTTTTTCGTCAAATCATACTCAAACATGCAACAATAAAATCAAAGCCGAATGAAAAATTTGCCTATACCAACCTCGGCTATATTTTACTCGGGTTAATGATTGAAAAGGTGTCGGGGCTAACTTACGAGGACTATGTGCGGGAAAACATTTTGCGCCGCCTGAACCTGAAAAGTGAGGAAGTAGACTTTACCGTAGCAGACAGCACCCGGCGGGCAAAAGGGTACCACAGGAAAAACAGCTTCTCCTATTTTCTTTTGGGCCTTTTTATGGATAAGCAAAAATACATGGACAAGGCTGAAGGCATATGGAAGCCGTTTAAACCTTTTTATGTAAATGGAGCGGCTTATGGCGGGCTGATTGGGACGCCAAATGCATTTGTACAATACGTTCAGGCGCTCTTAAAACCTGATTCGGTGCTCATTTCCAATGAATACAAAAAAATGTTGTTTGCGGAAAACCATTTGAACAAGCACCAGCCAAGCGGAATGGCTTTATCCTGGTTTTGTGACCACTTGAATGGAACAAAATATTGCGCACACGCCGGTGGTGGTGGTGGATATTATTGTGAAATCAGAATATATCCTGAAAAAGGACTGGGAAGTGTGGTCATGTTCAACCGAACCGGGATGACGAACGAAAAGTATTTAGATAAACTTGACCAATACTTCATTTCGTAGGCAGATTTCTCATCTAAAAATCCGCTCCACCTCCAATTCAAGACCCAAAACTTCAACATGAAGCACCTCCCCATTACTCAAGGTTTTTAGCTCCTGATACCTCCCATCAATTGGATGGGTATACACCTCCACTGTGTTGTTTTTCAAGTTGACAATCCACACTTCGGGAATACCTGCTTCGGCGTATAAGGGCAGTTTGATCTTACGGTCTTTTTGGAGGGTGGTATCGGCTACTTCAATTAAAAAATGGACATCCTCAGATCGCGGATGTTGATGGCGGTATTTATGGTTCTGAAATTTTGCGATGGTCAAATCTGGTTCTGGTTCAGAATATGTATCAATAGATAACGGATTTTGGCATTTTACAATTGCTTGGCCATGGAGCAACAAAACCAAGATCTCGTGTAGATCGTCTACAACACTGGAGTGAAAACTTTTTATCGGGCTCATCTGGATAATTTCACCATGGATCAGTTCAAAGCGGTCTTCTGGAGCGAGGATACCTACCTCGGCCATTTTGTAATAATCATTTACCGTAAATAATTTTCGTTGCGTTTGAACCGCCATCTAATGCTATTTTTTTACAAAGATAAATCATTTAGCGATCCCTCACAAGCTACGCCTTCACTTCAAAACTCAAAACTCAAACTTCTCCCTTCCACTTCAAAACTCGTAACTCAAAAAACAATTTTAACTGAGTGAAGAGTTCCGAGTACATGACTTACGAGTTTTGAAGTGAAGGAAGGACGAGCGTTTGAATGTAGAATTAGGAAGTGCCTCACAAGCTCCCCCGCCGTACCAAATAAAACGGATTTTTCACCTTCTCCTTCTTTCCCTCCAGCAACAACTGCGCCGCAGTCCTTCCCATGGCCTCAAAATCCGTCGTAATCACGGTGATGTCCAACACCTCCTTGAGCGTGGTGTCATTGAAAGAAATGAGGCCGATGTTTTGACCCAGTAGCAATGGCGTTTGGCGGATTTTTTTGATCAGTTCCGCCAGATCGGTTTCTTCGATAACACAATACACCGTACCCTCGCGGACTTGCTCTTCGCTGGCAGATTCGATGATTTGGTAGGCCTTTTTGTAATTGACGCAGTAGTTGTGGAAGCCTCGGGCGATCTCCGTGGGATAGTTGCCGTCGCTGGGCATCACGAGCACCATTTGGGTGTACTTTTGCAGCAACTCATTGGCGGACAAGAGTGCATTAAAGATGTCGCGTTGAAAATCCTGATAAACGGCCAGGTGTTTGTTGGGCAGATTGGGGTAATCCTTGTCCAAAAAAACCAGTTCATCCGCCGGGATACTCTTTAACACTTCCTCC includes these proteins:
- a CDS encoding outer membrane beta-barrel protein; the encoded protein is MHKSITLTVFFLALITRISAQIPAGGPPAGGKGFDPSKMNIARVYGKVVDEAGKGVGYATVQIFGKKFNPADRSLKDTMWAGQLTADNGDFNIEKLPMVGDFELVINFLGFAETKQSFNFGMSAPKMPAAGAPNGMPAGGGFPGMGAGASEKDLGNIKLKTEAKTLSEVVITDKASVATLALDRKAYRIDKDLTTAGGTAQDALKNVPSLSVDLDGNVSLRNGSPQIFVDGRPTTLALNQIAADAIESVEVITNPSSKFDAGGGTAGIVNIVLKKEKRLGYNGSVRAGTDTRGGVNFGGDINARGSKVNVFGSLMAMRNRGKMEGETLRENFFGEPASNLTQVSEGQMKGIFANGRAGVDLLLDNRNTLTFSGSYVRGKFSPTDAITNTTDFLYPGNTVTSEYVRSSEQDRSFRNFGVTTQFKHLFPKKGAEWTADFNFNQVRFEGGSAFQTLYDSGFSSREMQESLGQGSFMTIQTDFINPLKKDFKLEGGLKAVMRNNRNDNMNSVFDADLNDWRAVPQLSDHFKFDDDVYAGYLQLSKQSKNWGFQVGLRAESSLYRGALTDRDSSFSIAYPISLFPSAFVTRKLNDQDQIQLAYTRRVNRPNFFQTMPFTDFSDSLNLRRGSPTLLPEFTNSLELSYQNIFAKNHNLLISVYYKQASNLIASYQFTEFNADLNKEVVITSFANSNSASATGAEFTLKNSFFGWLDLTTNLNIFQADVDASNVETGLKASRTSGFLKEIVQIKLPKGFALQFNGEYRSRASFTPSTNNDPFQGGGPAAQNTAQGYTKSYWFLDASIRKDLLKNQGTLTLSASDIFKTRKFGSYTLTDFFSQETSRIMNPQLLRLNFSYRFGKMDMSLFNRKNTRTNMQGGDMMQN
- a CDS encoding sensor histidine kinase, whose translation is MKTSYAIIIQAAVWITIWAVFSFTGNTADRLPGFYLLNTLWVLGFIVFFNVFHRMLLPIFFAGKKMLFTGMVLLTLTGYVAYSVVIDINFRIPEKLSAEARKEVRKKAQVPLEYLIIPSIFLGLMLFGAAASVGGLSAFEKKKKSEEEANRRRLEAEIALLKSQINPHFLVNTLNNLYVLSLTEPEKTPSGLLKLSEMVSYILYECAKPMVPLALDIEFIENYIALQRLRLPPNAHLQVDLPSVVPQEIEIEPMILIPFIENAFKHGLTTKTSCELLVSIQLRGKQLTLEVKNPVLPPKPEQSGNPSGIGLANTQQRLEHSYPHKHTLSIHNDGQTHVVKLQINLAP
- a CDS encoding LytR/AlgR family response regulator transcription factor, producing MTFIALDDEPLALVLIEKYARDIPEWTLLATFTDATAAAEYLQNNTVDLLLSDINMPDISGLQFVQALPDERPMIIFVTAYKEYAHEGFNLDVVDYLVKPVAPERFKKALQKAADLLELQRKAEAASAPSPTPLDDHIFVFSEYQKVKILLKDVLYLESMGDYVKIFLQSQPKPILTLDRLKNLATRLYVQGFRRIHRSVVVNVAKVEVVQKARVKVGGTWLAVGETYLGELGGENSQLMYS
- a CDS encoding serine hydrolase domain-containing protein — its product is MSAIDNTLTKLVQDGKTPSVHYTFFNQDSILHTFKTGFADVQHQQEVSDDTLYHAYSATKTFTALAILQLAEQQKIDLDQAASTYLPDFPYPKEITVRQLLTHSAGIVNPIPLSWIHLDTEHSTFDGNNFFRQIILKHATIKSKPNEKFAYTNLGYILLGLMIEKVSGLTYEDYVRENILRRLNLKSEEVDFTVADSTRRAKGYHRKNSFSYFLLGLFMDKQKYMDKAEGIWKPFKPFYVNGAAYGGLIGTPNAFVQYVQALLKPDSVLISNEYKKMLFAENHLNKHQPSGMALSWFCDHLNGTKYCAHAGGGGGYYCEIRIYPEKGLGSVVMFNRTGMTNEKYLDKLDQYFIS
- a CDS encoding Uma2 family endonuclease, which encodes MAVQTQRKLFTVNDYYKMAEVGILAPEDRFELIHGEIIQMSPIKSFHSSVVDDLHEILVLLLHGQAIVKCQNPLSIDTYSEPEPDLTIAKFQNHKYRHQHPRSEDVHFLIEVADTTLQKDRKIKLPLYAEAGIPEVWIVNLKNNTVEVYTHPIDGRYQELKTLSNGEVLHVEVLGLELEVERIFR
- a CDS encoding GntR family transcriptional regulator, with the protein product MYLLHLNHKSKTPKYKQIVESVITDIERGLLKKNDQLPSISEMSAHYDLARDTVEKAYRELRERGFIVSVQGKGYYVSGGNDGKIRILLIFNKLSSYKRLIYYSFLQQLGERAQVDLQVHHYSAKLFADIIERNVGKYNFYVVMPHFVHDLEKVNLEEVLKSIPADELVFLDKDYPNLPNKHLAVYQDFQRDIFNALLSANELLQKYTQMVLVMPSDGNYPTEIARGFHNYCVNYKKAYQIIESASEEQVREGTVYCVIEETDLAELIKKIRQTPLLLGQNIGLISFNDTTLKEVLDITVITTDFEAMGRTAAQLLLEGKKEKVKNPFYLVRRGSL